One Streptomyces fagopyri DNA window includes the following coding sequences:
- a CDS encoding tyrosine-type recombinase/integrase — translation MKAHKARQEAGCRAAGGEWTDERLVFPTETGEPRSALNVRRNFRTLLKEARFENPQHWTPHELRTGFVSLLSDHGIPIEVIARLVGHNGSGTTERVSRKQPRPVISEGAEAMDDIFGDDGRAGASGPAAAG, via the coding sequence ATGAAGGCACACAAGGCCCGGCAAGAGGCCGGCTGTCGAGCAGCCGGCGGAGAGTGGACCGACGAGAGACTCGTCTTCCCCACGGAGACCGGCGAGCCGCGCAGCGCCCTGAACGTCCGTCGCAACTTCCGGACGCTCCTGAAAGAAGCGCGCTTCGAGAACCCGCAGCACTGGACCCCACACGAGCTGAGGACAGGCTTCGTGTCCCTGCTCTCGGACCACGGAATCCCGATCGAAGTCATCGCCCGTCTCGTCGGTCACAACGGCAGTGGGACGACGGAGAGGGTCTCTCGCAAGCAACCGCGACCCGTCATTTCAGAGGGCGCGGAAGCGATGGACGACATCTTCGGAGACGACGGTAGGGCGGGCGCGTCCGGACCAGCGGCAGCCGGCTGA
- a CDS encoding lamin tail domain-containing protein, with amino-acid sequence MSSRSISRIAAATVAAGAALGTAALPASAQTSPHRAASYRSAVVISDVQADSPGFDDRSNYSLNREWIDVTNTSRRSVNLDGWTLSDEDGHSYTFDHYRLDGRATVRVHTGIGRDTYRDVYQDRRNYVWDNRSDTATLRNDYGWFADEVSWGGRHFRDRDGWRWDDFGSRHFRDGRRLGDLGGRHHRDRDGAHNGGHGGTPRTGGQHGQHGQQGQQGQQGQQGQQGQGGQHQGGQAGQGGQGGQAGQGGQGGQHQGGQGGQGGQHQGGQGGQAGQGGQGGQAGQGGQAGQGGQAGQGGQAGQGGQAGQGGQHQGGQGGQAGQGGQGGQGGQGGQGGQGGQGGQHQGGQGGQGGQAGQGGQHQGGQAGQGGSH; translated from the coding sequence ATGTCCTCTCGTTCGATCTCCCGCATCGCCGCGGCGACTGTGGCCGCGGGCGCCGCGCTCGGTACGGCCGCACTGCCGGCCTCCGCCCAGACCAGCCCCCACCGCGCCGCCTCATATCGCTCGGCTGTGGTCATCAGCGATGTGCAGGCTGACTCCCCGGGCTTCGACGACCGCTCCAATTACTCCCTGAACCGGGAGTGGATCGACGTCACCAACACCTCCCGTCGCAGTGTGAACCTCGACGGCTGGACCCTGTCGGACGAGGACGGCCACTCCTACACCTTCGACCACTACCGCCTCGACGGCCGCGCAACCGTCCGTGTCCACACCGGTATCGGCCGCGACACCTACCGCGACGTCTACCAGGACCGCCGCAATTACGTCTGGGACAACCGCTCCGACACCGCGACCCTCCGCAACGACTACGGCTGGTTCGCCGACGAGGTCTCCTGGGGCGGTCGTCACTTCCGTGACCGCGACGGCTGGCGCTGGGACGACTTCGGTAGCCGGCACTTCCGTGACGGCCGGCGCTTGGGTGACCTCGGCGGCCGTCACCACCGTGACCGCGACGGAGCGCACAACGGCGGCCACGGCGGAACCCCGCGAACCGGCGGCCAGCACGGCCAGCACGGCCAGCAGGGTCAGCAGGGTCAGCAGGGTCAGCAGGGTCAGCAGGGTCAGGGTGGCCAGCACCAGGGTGGCCAGGCCGGTCAGGGCGGGCAAGGTGGTCAGGCCGGTCAGGGCGGGCAGGGTGGCCAGCACCAGGGCGGGCAGGGCGGTCAAGGTGGCCAGCACCAGGGCGGGCAGGGCGGTCAGGCAGGTCAGGGTGGTCAGGGCGGGCAGGCCGGTCAGGGCGGTCAGGCCGGTCAGGGTGGTCAGGCCGGTCAGGGTGGTCAGGCCGGTCAGGGCGGTCAGGCAGGTCAGGGTGGCCAGCACCAGGGCGGGCAGGGTGGTCAGGCCGGTCAGGGTGGTCAGGGCGGGCAGGGCGGCCAGGGCGGCCAGGGCGGGCAGGGCGGTCAAGGTGGCCAGCACCAGGGCGGTCAGGGTGGCCAGGGTGGCCAGGCCGGTCAAGGTGGCCAGCACCAGGGTGGCCAGGCCGGGCAGGGCGGCAGCCACTGA
- a CDS encoding DUF3040 domain-containing protein produces the protein MTPPVINPREDLETQTRQSDTPFARGPQTGHPRRPCAYRRRRGTAWSLLALSIVMLITGMVLPQGLLVAAGLVATGLAAHFLTPPSGADRPRLP, from the coding sequence ATGACGCCCCCCGTCATCAATCCACGGGAAGACCTCGAAACGCAGACCCGGCAGAGCGACACTCCATTTGCCCGGGGTCCGCAGACAGGGCACCCGCGCCGGCCTTGCGCGTATCGGCGACGGCGCGGTACGGCCTGGTCCCTGCTGGCCCTTTCCATAGTGATGCTGATCACCGGCATGGTGCTGCCGCAGGGTCTGCTCGTTGCGGCCGGTCTGGTCGCCACAGGATTGGCGGCGCATTTCCTCACGCCGCCGAGCGGCGCAGACCGTCCTCGCCTCCCCTGA
- a CDS encoding TetR/AcrR family transcriptional regulator: MGRVSRAQAQENRQYVVATASRLFREKGTAVSIADLMTASGLTHGAFYKQFASKEELVDEAITHAFEDPSAHSPAGPEEPSGDHEAARRTLIEQYLSVWHRDHAGDGCPVSGFATDLGREPDQGARSQHVYINGVRNRAARLATGDDDGMAQLCTMVGALVLARATRDDPISEELLRAARTALTTSDSERTAPEHRTDRPRRTDRDGLTEAG; encoded by the coding sequence GTGGGCCGTGTGTCCAGGGCGCAGGCGCAGGAGAACCGGCAGTACGTGGTGGCCACCGCTTCCCGGCTGTTCCGCGAGAAGGGCACCGCGGTCAGCATCGCGGACCTGATGACGGCCTCCGGGCTCACCCACGGCGCCTTCTACAAGCAGTTCGCCTCCAAGGAGGAACTGGTCGACGAGGCCATCACGCACGCCTTCGAGGATCCGTCGGCACACTCGCCGGCCGGCCCGGAGGAGCCCTCCGGGGACCACGAAGCCGCCCGCCGCACGCTGATCGAGCAGTACCTCTCGGTCTGGCACCGCGATCACGCCGGGGACGGCTGCCCCGTCTCCGGGTTCGCCACGGACCTTGGGCGCGAACCCGACCAGGGCGCCCGCTCGCAGCACGTCTACATCAACGGCGTACGGAACCGGGCCGCCCGGCTGGCCACCGGTGACGACGACGGCATGGCCCAGCTCTGCACCATGGTCGGCGCACTCGTCCTCGCCCGCGCCACCCGGGACGACCCGATCTCCGAAGAACTGCTGCGGGCCGCGCGCACGGCCCTCACCACGAGCGACTCCGAGCGGACCGCACCGGAGCACCGCACGGACCGACCGAGGCGGACCGACCGGGACGGGCTGACCGAGGCGGGCTGA
- a CDS encoding MFS transporter: MVHRRRWAILAVLAFSLLVVMLDNSILNVAMKTIAQPAPAGLGSTQSQLEWAVNSYTLVFAGLLFTAGLLGDRLGRKKVLLLGMAVFGVGSVLSALSDSSGQLITFRAVMGFGGAFILPATLAIIMNVFEPEEQPKAIGIWTGVVGFAIAAGPIAGGVLLEHFWWGSVFLVNVPIVIAAMVAMVAIVPDSKDPRPGRLDPVGVLLSIVGLAVLVYGIIKGGQLGDFTRPEAWATILGGLAVLAGFVVYEARSDHPALDVAYFRNRRFSASVAAIGLVFFALMGVTFFSVFYNQSVRGYSVLQSGLLVLPLAVSQMFFAPRARLVVNRFGARAVCAAGLVLTAVAFAGFLLLGQDTPIWVLEVLFFLMGTGMAHVMPPATVMIMSSLPREKAGSGSAVNNTFRQVGGAMGIAVLGSLLSTTYRDGIGDRLGVLPGSERHAAGESVQATLAVAEKLGPAGRSLVQPAHDAFIHAMHITAAGSAAVALVGAVVVLVFLPGKDAAPAAGGATSRRRTR, from the coding sequence GTGGTCCACCGCCGGCGCTGGGCCATCCTGGCGGTGCTCGCGTTCAGTCTCCTGGTGGTGATGCTGGACAACTCGATCCTCAACGTGGCGATGAAGACCATCGCCCAGCCCGCGCCCGCCGGACTCGGCTCGACCCAGAGCCAGCTGGAATGGGCGGTGAATTCCTACACGCTGGTCTTCGCCGGACTGCTCTTCACCGCGGGTCTGCTGGGCGACCGGCTCGGCCGCAAGAAGGTGCTGCTCCTCGGCATGGCCGTGTTCGGTGTGGGGTCCGTGCTGTCCGCGCTGTCGGACTCCTCCGGGCAGCTCATCACCTTCCGCGCCGTGATGGGCTTCGGCGGCGCGTTCATCCTGCCCGCCACCCTCGCGATCATCATGAACGTCTTCGAGCCCGAGGAGCAGCCCAAGGCCATCGGCATCTGGACCGGTGTGGTCGGTTTCGCCATAGCCGCCGGCCCCATCGCCGGCGGCGTCCTGCTGGAGCACTTCTGGTGGGGCTCGGTCTTCCTGGTCAATGTGCCGATCGTGATCGCCGCGATGGTCGCGATGGTCGCGATCGTCCCCGACTCCAAGGACCCCAGGCCCGGCAGGCTCGACCCGGTCGGCGTGCTGCTGTCGATCGTCGGTCTGGCGGTGCTGGTCTACGGCATCATCAAGGGCGGCCAGCTGGGCGACTTCACCCGGCCCGAGGCGTGGGCGACGATCCTGGGCGGCCTGGCGGTCCTCGCCGGTTTCGTGGTGTACGAGGCCCGCAGCGACCATCCGGCCCTCGACGTCGCCTACTTCCGCAACCGGCGGTTCTCCGCCTCCGTGGCCGCCATCGGCCTGGTCTTCTTCGCGCTCATGGGTGTCACGTTCTTCAGCGTCTTCTACAACCAGAGCGTGCGCGGCTACAGCGTCCTGCAGTCCGGACTGCTCGTGCTGCCGCTGGCCGTCTCCCAGATGTTCTTCGCCCCGCGGGCCCGGCTGGTCGTCAACCGCTTCGGCGCACGGGCCGTGTGCGCCGCGGGTCTCGTCCTGACCGCCGTGGCCTTCGCCGGCTTCCTGCTGCTCGGCCAGGACACCCCCATCTGGGTGCTGGAGGTGCTGTTCTTCCTGATGGGCACGGGGATGGCCCATGTGATGCCGCCCGCCACCGTCATGATCATGTCGTCGCTGCCGCGGGAGAAGGCCGGCTCCGGATCCGCGGTCAACAACACCTTCCGGCAGGTCGGCGGGGCGATGGGCATCGCCGTGCTCGGATCACTGCTGTCCACCACCTACCGCGACGGCATCGGCGACCGGCTGGGCGTCCTGCCCGGCTCCGAGCGGCACGCCGCGGGCGAGTCCGTCCAGGCGACGCTTGCCGTCGCCGAGAAACTGGGACCGGCGGGCAGGTCCCTGGTGCAGCCCGCGCACGACGCCTTCATCCACGCGATGCACATCACCGCGGCAGGGTCCGCGGCCGTCGCCCTGGTCGGCGCGGTCGTCGTCCTGGTCTTCCTGCCGGGCAAGGACGCAGCCCCGGCCGCCGGCGGTGCCACGTCCCGGCGCCGGACCCGCTGA
- a CDS encoding NmrA family NAD(P)-binding protein — protein MVADNLVLIPGAGGVGRTVFEHLRAQDVPVRFMVRRDDERAAELRALGAEVVIGDLTRPETVAAALEGVARMYFGMRVSPDQLLAATVVASAAKEYGKLEALVDLSQMTVSQMTATSTEESHQQRLHWLTEQVLNWSGLPVVHIRPTVFLDTPLFTMMAALSIQENGTIALPFGAGRTSPVAVDDVARVVATVLRDPAPHVGRVYELTGPRSVDMTELAAEFSRALGRPVSYVDMPPERWEAHLPKLGMPPHLEQHVATMARLHRDDRYNRTADGVERVTGTPARSIEAFVTARKDFYLG, from the coding sequence ATGGTTGCCGACAACCTTGTTCTCATTCCCGGTGCCGGCGGCGTGGGCCGCACGGTCTTCGAGCACCTGCGTGCTCAGGATGTGCCGGTGCGATTCATGGTCCGCCGCGACGACGAGCGTGCCGCTGAGCTGCGCGCGCTGGGCGCGGAAGTCGTCATCGGTGACCTGACCAGGCCCGAGACGGTAGCGGCCGCGCTGGAGGGCGTGGCGCGGATGTACTTCGGGATGCGTGTGTCGCCGGACCAGCTGCTGGCGGCGACCGTGGTGGCCTCCGCCGCGAAGGAGTACGGGAAGCTGGAGGCCCTGGTCGACCTGTCCCAGATGACGGTGTCGCAGATGACCGCCACCAGCACGGAGGAGTCGCACCAGCAGCGGCTGCACTGGCTGACGGAGCAGGTGCTGAACTGGTCCGGCCTGCCCGTGGTTCACATCCGGCCGACGGTGTTCCTGGACACTCCGCTGTTCACCATGATGGCGGCGCTGTCGATTCAGGAGAACGGCACGATCGCGCTGCCGTTCGGCGCCGGACGCACCTCGCCGGTCGCCGTGGACGACGTCGCCCGGGTCGTCGCCACCGTGCTCCGGGATCCGGCGCCCCACGTGGGGCGGGTCTACGAACTGACCGGGCCGCGCTCGGTCGACATGACGGAGCTGGCCGCGGAATTCTCCCGGGCGCTGGGAAGGCCGGTGTCCTATGTGGACATGCCTCCGGAGCGGTGGGAGGCCCACCTCCCGAAGCTGGGGATGCCCCCGCACCTCGAACAGCACGTCGCCACCATGGCCCGGCTGCACCGGGACGACCGGTACAACCGCACCGCCGACGGTGTCGAGCGCGTGACGGGCACGCCCGCGCGGTCCATCGAGGCGTTCGTCACCGCCCGAAAGGACTTCTACCTGGGCTGA
- a CDS encoding GNAT family N-acetyltransferase, with product MAETSDESAIRRAVASDVGAVRAVTDAAYHPYIARIGVVPQPMEADHAANVAAGRVFVADGPGGSVTGLVVVEAYEEYLYLDSIAVHPDARGTGVGRRLLVFVEAYARELGLPEVRLFTNAMMWENRKIYPKYGYEVVERRVDGPYDRVHYRKRLV from the coding sequence GTGGCAGAGACTTCGGACGAGAGCGCGATCCGTCGCGCCGTCGCCTCGGACGTGGGCGCGGTCAGGGCCGTGACCGACGCGGCGTATCACCCCTACATCGCGCGGATCGGCGTCGTGCCGCAGCCCATGGAGGCGGACCACGCGGCGAACGTGGCCGCGGGGCGGGTGTTCGTCGCGGACGGGCCCGGGGGGTCCGTGACGGGGCTCGTGGTGGTGGAGGCGTACGAGGAGTATCTGTACCTCGACAGCATCGCCGTCCACCCCGACGCCCGGGGGACGGGCGTCGGGCGACGGCTGCTGGTGTTCGTGGAGGCATACGCGCGGGAGCTCGGGCTGCCCGAGGTGAGGCTCTTCACGAACGCGATGATGTGGGAGAACCGGAAGATCTACCCGAAGTACGGCTACGAAGTCGTCGAGCGTCGCGTGGACGGCCCGTACGACCGCGTGCACTACCGCAAGCGGCTGGTCTGA
- a CDS encoding GNAT family N-acetyltransferase produces the protein MTVIVDDLRPDDRRQTEGFARVRDRALPYMLHTPHSLAYDITHAHPDAHYRPLVAELDGEVVGTAQVGIAYDSVEPGQGYLNVYVDPGRTRRGAGSLLVRAAERHLAALGATRLLSWVLDEPDNRAFAERHGYRPSRSAHFLRLDLAGGTLPPRQDPPPGVELRPAAHFADDPRPLFALDAETSTDEPGDIPHEFTDYQAWLRETWHHPLFSAELTTVALVDGRPAAFSAARTDGGTRYGTVMTGTAAAFRGRGLAKLAKNDSLHRARAAGFAEAFTGNDSGNGPMIAINKWFGYEICGTEVRHVRELG, from the coding sequence ATGACTGTGATCGTCGACGACCTCCGCCCCGACGACCGGCGGCAGACCGAGGGCTTCGCCCGTGTCCGCGACCGGGCGCTCCCCTACATGCTGCACACCCCCCACTCCCTCGCGTACGACATCACCCACGCGCATCCCGACGCCCACTACCGCCCGCTCGTCGCCGAACTGGACGGCGAGGTGGTCGGAACCGCCCAGGTCGGCATCGCGTACGACAGCGTGGAGCCGGGCCAGGGCTACCTCAACGTGTACGTCGACCCGGGCCGTACGCGCCGGGGCGCGGGCTCGCTCCTGGTGCGCGCCGCCGAGCGGCACCTCGCGGCCCTCGGCGCGACCAGACTCCTCTCCTGGGTCCTGGACGAGCCGGACAACCGTGCGTTCGCCGAACGGCACGGCTACCGCCCCAGCCGCTCGGCCCACTTCCTCCGGCTGGACCTGGCGGGCGGCACCCTGCCGCCGCGCCAGGACCCGCCGCCGGGCGTGGAACTGCGTCCGGCGGCGCACTTCGCCGACGACCCGCGCCCGCTGTTCGCCCTGGACGCGGAGACGTCGACCGACGAACCCGGCGACATCCCGCACGAGTTCACGGACTACCAGGCCTGGCTGCGGGAGACCTGGCACCACCCCCTGTTCAGTGCCGAACTGACCACGGTCGCGCTCGTCGACGGCCGCCCGGCGGCCTTCAGCGCGGCCCGCACGGACGGCGGCACCCGCTACGGCACCGTGATGACGGGCACCGCCGCCGCGTTCCGCGGTCGCGGCCTCGCCAAGCTCGCCAAGAACGACTCCCTGCACCGTGCCCGCGCCGCCGGTTTCGCGGAGGCGTTCACCGGCAACGACAGCGGCAACGGGCCGATGATCGCGATCAACAAGTGGTTCGGGTACGAGATCTGCGGCACGGAGGTGCGTCATGTCCGCGAACTCGGCTGA
- a CDS encoding GntR family transcriptional regulator, whose product MTLKIHIDEGAAPYEQVRAQISGQVRSGALPVGYKLPTVRGLAEELGLAANTVAKAYRALEADGVIETRGRNGTFVAAAGSAAEREAATAAQAYAERVRRLALTESAALDAVRDALRAAYED is encoded by the coding sequence GTGACACTGAAGATCCATATCGATGAGGGGGCCGCGCCCTACGAGCAGGTGCGCGCCCAGATCTCCGGGCAGGTCCGTTCCGGGGCGCTCCCGGTCGGCTACAAACTGCCCACGGTACGGGGGCTGGCCGAGGAGCTCGGTCTCGCCGCGAACACGGTCGCCAAGGCGTACCGGGCTCTGGAGGCGGACGGGGTGATCGAGACGCGGGGCCGCAACGGCACGTTCGTGGCCGCCGCCGGTTCGGCGGCCGAGCGCGAGGCCGCGACGGCCGCTCAGGCCTACGCCGAGCGGGTGCGGCGCCTCGCCCTGACCGAGTCCGCCGCGCTCGACGCCGTACGGGATGCCCTGCGGGCGGCTTACGAGGACTGA
- a CDS encoding DUF5925 domain-containing protein: MSGNPHDALPIRLNVDDSDSPSDVVDALFLGRFATGEQPHSHAANIDRVRSGATLLPPNARVLRSARDDDRSATLAEGDGWTLLVSRWNRGADITVTATSAELAEKVLDQATDGAADEPEPQPENVTMGFWYVSPRRGPHRTTRQISAGTWEEVRPNYTGPVADAMDTLMKTTPEDIAGRLLLLHGPPGTGKTSALRTLARSWRDWCQVDCVLDPERLFSDVGYLMDIAIGEEDATGKGRWRLLLLEDCDELIRGEAKHTAGQALSRLLNLTDGLLGQGRNVLVGVTTNEDLERLHPAVVRPGRCLARIEVGPLTRSEAVGWLGTEEGISREGATLAELYALRRGTTPTSVPDPRDGADAGLYL, from the coding sequence ATGTCTGGCAACCCACACGACGCACTGCCGATCCGGCTCAACGTCGACGACAGCGACTCTCCGTCGGATGTCGTCGACGCGCTGTTCCTCGGCCGCTTCGCGACGGGCGAGCAGCCTCACTCGCACGCGGCGAACATCGACCGGGTACGGTCCGGGGCGACCCTGCTCCCACCGAATGCCCGTGTGCTGCGCTCGGCCCGCGACGACGACCGGAGCGCGACGCTGGCGGAGGGGGACGGCTGGACCCTGCTGGTGTCCCGCTGGAACCGGGGCGCGGACATCACGGTCACCGCGACCAGCGCCGAGCTGGCCGAGAAGGTCCTCGACCAGGCGACGGACGGCGCGGCGGACGAACCCGAACCCCAGCCCGAGAACGTGACGATGGGCTTCTGGTACGTGTCCCCCCGCCGCGGCCCGCACCGCACCACGCGGCAGATCTCCGCGGGCACGTGGGAGGAGGTCCGGCCGAACTACACCGGCCCGGTCGCCGACGCCATGGACACCCTGATGAAGACGACCCCGGAGGACATCGCGGGCCGGCTCCTGCTGCTGCACGGCCCGCCCGGCACCGGCAAGACGTCCGCGCTGCGGACCCTGGCCCGCTCCTGGCGGGACTGGTGCCAGGTGGACTGCGTCCTGGACCCCGAGCGGCTCTTCTCCGACGTCGGCTATCTGATGGACATCGCGATCGGCGAGGAGGACGCCACGGGCAAGGGCCGCTGGCGGCTGCTCCTGCTGGAGGACTGCGACGAACTGATCCGCGGCGAGGCGAAGCACACCGCGGGTCAGGCACTCTCGCGCCTGCTCAACCTCACGGACGGCCTCCTCGGCCAGGGACGCAATGTCCTGGTGGGGGTCACCACGAACGAGGACCTGGAGCGCCTCCACCCCGCCGTGGTGCGCCCCGGCCGCTGTCTCGCCCGGATCGAGGTCGGCCCGCTCACCCGCTCCGAGGCCGTCGGCTGGCTCGGCACGGAGGAGGGCATCTCACGCGAGGGCGCCACGCTGGCCGAGCTGTACGCGCTCCGCCGGGGCACCACCCCGACATCGGTCCCGGACCCACGGGACGGCGCGGACGCGGGGCTGTACCTGTAG
- a CDS encoding GH39 family glycosyl hydrolase, producing MGRHGWNSGARRWRLTALLGVGVTALALLVTLLNTLPKDGASTAGTTRDGDKVHGTPVTPPGTLRPAVGWGFTHTQFSADEGSDAATGRVEGLLEKRSLPQNQHIMGWGAGNPEPSRGRYDFTEMDRRIDFVRRTGGTPIVTLCCSPDWMKGGRAGADHTDWSQASLETAPDRAHFKDFAALAATVAKRYPDVRHFIVWNEFKGFWNNAEGRWDYEGYTELYNLVYKALKKVDKDIMVGGPYLVMDSFDPRQKENASTTVKGTWGAMDQRVLDAFDYWNKHRAGADFVVVDGSSYTKDDDALPDEFAATGKLTAVSEWVRARTHGLPLWWAEYYVEPADGDDDRKGWSETHRVAVQAAGLIAMARGGATSGFYWNPEEEKGSGCAGCLWTPTDGAAGGAALPMLDLLSRFDTAFGPGARYETVSVAADDVPNVRVLATDQAVLVVNTQDRPISARVDGRRFTMGAYGVKWLTR from the coding sequence ATGGGACGTCATGGGTGGAATTCGGGGGCACGGCGGTGGCGGCTGACCGCGCTCCTCGGCGTGGGAGTGACCGCTCTGGCCCTGCTGGTGACGCTGCTCAACACCTTGCCGAAGGACGGCGCGAGCACCGCGGGCACGACCCGTGACGGCGACAAGGTGCACGGCACACCTGTCACCCCGCCCGGTACACTGCGGCCGGCGGTGGGCTGGGGCTTCACCCACACCCAGTTCAGCGCCGACGAGGGCAGCGACGCGGCGACCGGGCGTGTCGAGGGGCTGCTGGAGAAGCGGTCGCTGCCGCAGAACCAGCACATCATGGGCTGGGGCGCCGGCAATCCCGAGCCCTCCAGGGGCCGGTACGACTTCACCGAGATGGACCGGCGCATCGACTTCGTCCGCAGGACCGGCGGCACCCCGATCGTCACCCTGTGCTGTTCGCCGGACTGGATGAAGGGCGGCAGGGCGGGCGCGGACCACACGGACTGGAGCCAGGCGTCCCTGGAGACCGCGCCGGACCGCGCCCACTTCAAGGACTTCGCCGCGCTCGCCGCGACCGTCGCCAAGCGCTACCCGGACGTACGCCACTTCATCGTCTGGAACGAGTTCAAGGGCTTCTGGAACAACGCCGAGGGCCGCTGGGACTACGAGGGCTACACGGAGCTCTACAACCTGGTGTACAAGGCGCTGAAGAAGGTCGACAAGGACATCATGGTCGGCGGGCCCTACCTCGTCATGGACAGCTTCGACCCGCGCCAGAAGGAGAACGCGTCCACGACCGTGAAGGGCACCTGGGGCGCCATGGACCAGCGCGTCCTCGACGCGTTCGACTACTGGAACAAGCACAGGGCGGGCGCCGACTTCGTCGTCGTCGACGGCTCCAGCTACACCAAGGACGACGACGCGCTGCCCGACGAGTTCGCGGCCACCGGGAAACTCACGGCCGTCAGCGAGTGGGTGCGGGCGCGGACGCACGGCCTGCCGCTCTGGTGGGCCGAGTACTACGTCGAACCGGCCGACGGCGACGACGACCGCAAGGGCTGGTCCGAGACCCACCGCGTCGCCGTCCAGGCCGCCGGGCTGATCGCCATGGCCCGCGGCGGTGCCACCTCCGGCTTCTACTGGAACCCGGAGGAGGAGAAGGGATCCGGGTGCGCGGGCTGCCTGTGGACGCCGACCGACGGCGCCGCCGGGGGCGCGGCGCTGCCCATGCTCGATCTGCTCTCCCGCTTCGACACGGCGTTCGGACCGGGAGCCAGGTACGAGACGGTGTCCGTCGCCGCCGACGACGTGCCCAATGTGCGCGTCCTCGCCACCGACCAGGCCGTCCTCGTGGTGAACACCCAGGACCGGCCGATCAGCGCGCGCGTCGACGGCCGGAGGTTCACCATGGGGGCGTACGGGGTGAAGTGGCTCACCCGGTGA